The sequence GGAGCGTGGCGGCGATGATCATCGAGCCCGTGGCCGGAGAGGGCGGGTTCATCCCGGTCCCGGACTTCTACCTCAGGCGTCTCAGGGAGATCTGCGACGAGTATGGGATCGTCCTGATCATAGACGAGGTCCAGACGGGCTTCGGCAGGACGGGGAAGATGTTCGCGATCGAGCACTCGGGTGTGGAGCCCGATCTTTTGACCACGGCCAAGAGCCTCGGCGGCGGCCTCCCGATAGCCGGTGTGACGGGAAGGGCGGAGATCATGGACGGCGTACACACCGGCGGCCTCGGGACGACCTACGGCGGCAACCCGCTCGCCTGTGTGGCCGCTCTGGCGGTTCTCGAGACCTTCGAGGAGGAGGATCTCCTCTCCCGTGCGAACGTCATCGGGGAGCGTACGATGGCTGCGATGCACGAGATGCAGAAGAGGCACCCGGATTTCATCGGCGACGTGCGCGGGCTCGGGGCGATGGTCGCGATGGAGCTGGTGAAAGACTCCGAAAGCCGCGAGCCGGACAAGGAGAGGACGGCCGGCATCGTCGAGGCGGCCCTGCAGGAGGGGCTGATGCTCCTGACCGCCGGGCAGTACGACAACGTGATCCGCACCCTCACGCCGCTCGTCATCACCGACGAGCAGCTCGACGAGGGGCTCGCCATCCTCGCGCGGGCCGTGGATTCGGTCGCCTGATCCAGACCGCACCGGAGAGGGGGAGGGCGGTTCCGCCCTCCCCCTTTTATTCATTCGTTCTCAGGCGCGGCTTCCCGCTATCGCGGGGGCTGCAGCGGTGGCGGTGAGCGCGGCGAGCAGCAC is a genomic window of Rubrobacter naiadicus containing:
- the gabT gene encoding 4-aminobutyrate--2-oxoglutarate transaminase; translation: MLEERKIRTEIPGPKSRALMERRRKAVSAGLGTALPIWVREAHGALVEDVDGNTFIDFGGGIGVLNAGHTNPAVVEAVKEQVERLTHTCYYVTQYEPYLELAEKLNALVPGDFEKRSFFCNSGAEAVENAIKVARAYTGRPAVIAFENAFHGRTFMAMSLTSKVSPYKKNFGPYAPEVYRVPSPYAYRCPAGRDCSGGCRGDCLGALDKLFVSYVDPRSVAAMIIEPVAGEGGFIPVPDFYLRRLREICDEYGIVLIIDEVQTGFGRTGKMFAIEHSGVEPDLLTTAKSLGGGLPIAGVTGRAEIMDGVHTGGLGTTYGGNPLACVAALAVLETFEEEDLLSRANVIGERTMAAMHEMQKRHPDFIGDVRGLGAMVAMELVKDSESREPDKERTAGIVEAALQEGLMLLTAGQYDNVIRTLTPLVITDEQLDEGLAILARAVDSVA